In the genome of Flexistipes sinusarabici DSM 4947, one region contains:
- the larB gene encoding nickel pincer cofactor biosynthesis protein LarB → MENKIAELFARIEAGELSADEALNLIKKNEMIGDDYFIDRHRKQRLGFDEIIFGMSKTVDQIAKITDKYKQEKLDFICTGLDDRKIDILKKRYPEFEFIPKAGIMKNISSVPPKIKGKAAIITAGTSDAKVAHETGEILNCLGVNCEKFIDIGVAGIHRIFHFKKEIAESNVLIVIAGMEGALPTVIGGIFAQPVVAVPASVGYGVSAGGYSALLSMLSSCAGGITVVNIDNGFGAAMAAFRILKSGQVEK, encoded by the coding sequence ATGGAAAATAAAATCGCAGAACTTTTTGCCAGAATTGAAGCCGGTGAATTATCTGCAGATGAGGCGTTGAATCTTATAAAAAAGAATGAAATGATCGGGGACGATTATTTCATCGATAGACACCGGAAACAAAGGCTTGGTTTTGATGAAATAATTTTCGGAATGTCCAAAACGGTGGATCAGATAGCTAAGATAACGGATAAATACAAACAGGAAAAACTTGATTTTATATGTACCGGTCTGGATGATAGAAAAATAGACATTTTAAAAAAACGGTATCCCGAATTCGAGTTTATTCCCAAAGCAGGCATCATGAAAAATATTTCATCCGTTCCGCCTAAAATAAAAGGCAAAGCGGCTATAATAACGGCAGGAACTTCCGATGCAAAAGTGGCGCACGAAACGGGAGAGATATTGAACTGTCTCGGTGTAAACTGTGAAAAATTTATAGATATAGGTGTAGCGGGAATCCACAGAATATTTCACTTCAAAAAGGAAATTGCCGAATCAAATGTACTGATAGTGATCGCCGGGATGGAAGGAGCACTTCCCACAGTGATCGGCGGCATATTTGCTCAGCCTGTGGTAGCTGTACCTGCTTCAGTGGGTTACGGTGTGTCAGCAGGCGGATACAGTGCCTTGCTGTCGATGCTTTCAAGCTGCGCAGGGGGAATAACTGTGGTAAATATAGACAACGGTTTTGGAGCAGCAATGGCTGCATTCCGCATATTAAAATCAGGTCAGGTTGAAAAATAA
- a CDS encoding molybdopterin oxidoreductase family protein — protein MNVSRRNFIKLSAAAATAASVGINFPQKANAQGNVDKWVKGACRFCGTGCGVYVGVKNGKAVAIKGNPDAKTNFGFLCVKGFLAYKVMYHPDRLKYPMIRQKNGNFEKVSWDKALDYVADKFKYLQNKYGKDAVAYYGSGQCTTEESYTFNKLWKGGFRSNMVEGNPRLCMASAVGGYVSTFGSDEPVGSYADIEKSKCIFLVGSNTSECHPIIFRRVMRHKLNNPDVKIIVCEPRKTNTAKIADLWLPVDPGTDLAVFHSMAREIIKNNWYNEDFVKNNARITDGKNTYDFKKYADFVDQFTPEKVEKLTRCPAEDIRKAAEWFANSGATYTMWTMGLNQRTRGVWANNLMHNLHLLTGNIAKPGADPFSLTGQPNACGGVRETGSLCHLLPGTKPVASDMWRSYVEKAWKIPEGTIDPKPGFHTIKMFDNLGGENNPDKPIKGMLTSTTNPAQSLPNLNKYLKGMKDSFLVVLDIFPTRTTQLADVVLPAAFIYEKGGVYGCSERRSQLTEKCVNPPGEAKPDVWIAAQLAKRMGLERLIPWNDDDSMAANEKAWTEYITVTKDTDHTLWGAKYDRLKKEPAGLQWPCPSIDHPGTYKRYVRGMDPMFNHEGFKKLFNKDIPSDEKIFFYMDKKGEGKANIFLRPYAGPAETPSAAYPFYLTTGRVIEQWHTGTMTMRVPELARAHPNAYVEIHPDDAKKYNITSGDMIKITSRRGTSILPAVIVENSMPGILFVPWFDQRISEMINFVCNDAVDKGSKEPEFKIAAVKIERISGPKNVADRYVIKDINSEFPGV, from the coding sequence ATGAATGTAAGCAGACGTAATTTTATTAAGTTAAGTGCTGCAGCGGCTACTGCTGCTTCAGTGGGAATAAATTTTCCCCAAAAAGCCAACGCTCAGGGAAATGTGGATAAATGGGTGAAAGGTGCATGCAGATTCTGCGGCACAGGATGTGGCGTTTATGTTGGTGTAAAAAACGGCAAGGCGGTAGCAATAAAAGGCAATCCGGATGCAAAAACAAACTTCGGTTTTCTGTGCGTTAAAGGGTTTTTGGCATATAAAGTGATGTATCATCCTGACAGACTTAAATATCCGATGATCAGACAAAAAAACGGCAACTTTGAAAAGGTAAGCTGGGACAAAGCCCTGGATTATGTTGCGGATAAATTTAAATATTTACAAAACAAATACGGCAAAGATGCAGTGGCTTATTACGGCTCCGGTCAGTGTACGACAGAAGAAAGCTATACGTTTAACAAGCTCTGGAAAGGCGGATTCAGAAGTAACATGGTTGAAGGGAATCCAAGGCTTTGTATGGCTAGTGCGGTCGGCGGATATGTTTCAACATTCGGCTCCGATGAGCCTGTGGGGAGTTATGCCGATATAGAAAAATCTAAATGTATCTTTCTTGTGGGATCCAACACCAGTGAATGTCACCCTATTATATTCCGGCGTGTTATGAGACATAAGCTAAACAACCCCGATGTAAAAATTATCGTGTGTGAACCGAGAAAGACAAACACGGCTAAAATTGCCGATTTGTGGCTGCCGGTGGACCCGGGAACAGATTTAGCCGTATTTCACAGCATGGCCAGGGAAATTATAAAAAACAACTGGTACAATGAAGATTTTGTAAAAAATAATGCCAGAATTACCGACGGAAAGAACACCTACGATTTTAAGAAATATGCTGACTTTGTCGATCAATTCACTCCGGAAAAAGTGGAAAAATTGACCCGCTGCCCTGCAGAAGACATAAGGAAAGCTGCCGAGTGGTTCGCAAACAGCGGTGCAACTTATACAATGTGGACAATGGGGCTGAATCAGAGAACCAGAGGTGTGTGGGCAAACAATCTTATGCATAATCTACATCTGTTAACAGGCAACATAGCAAAACCGGGAGCGGATCCATTTTCTTTAACAGGTCAGCCTAATGCATGCGGCGGTGTTAGGGAAACAGGTTCACTGTGTCATTTGCTGCCGGGTACAAAGCCTGTAGCTAGTGACATGTGGCGCAGCTACGTGGAAAAAGCATGGAAAATACCAGAAGGTACGATAGATCCGAAGCCGGGCTTTCATACAATTAAGATGTTTGACAATTTAGGCGGAGAGAACAACCCGGATAAACCGATCAAAGGAATGCTGACATCCACCACAAATCCTGCCCAGTCACTTCCAAATCTAAATAAATATTTAAAAGGCATGAAAGACTCTTTCTTAGTTGTTCTGGATATTTTTCCCACAAGGACAACCCAGCTTGCCGACGTAGTCCTGCCTGCAGCTTTCATTTATGAAAAGGGCGGGGTATACGGATGTTCCGAACGGAGAAGCCAATTAACGGAAAAATGTGTAAACCCTCCCGGTGAGGCAAAACCTGATGTGTGGATTGCAGCCCAGCTGGCGAAAAGGATGGGGCTGGAAAGGCTTATCCCGTGGAACGATGATGATTCAATGGCTGCAAATGAAAAAGCATGGACAGAATACATCACTGTAACCAAAGATACAGACCATACTCTGTGGGGGGCAAAATATGACAGACTGAAAAAAGAACCTGCCGGCCTTCAGTGGCCCTGCCCTTCCATTGATCATCCCGGCACATATAAAAGATATGTGCGTGGAATGGACCCGATGTTCAATCACGAAGGATTCAAAAAATTGTTTAACAAGGATATCCCTTCGGATGAAAAAATTTTTTTCTATATGGATAAAAAAGGTGAAGGCAAAGCCAATATTTTCCTCAGACCGTATGCCGGACCTGCTGAAACTCCTTCTGCAGCCTATCCTTTCTATTTGACTACAGGACGAGTAATTGAACAGTGGCATACAGGTACAATGACAATGAGAGTGCCTGAATTAGCAAGAGCACATCCCAACGCATACGTTGAAATCCATCCGGACGATGCAAAAAAATACAATATTACCAGCGGAGATATGATAAAAATTACAAGCAGACGCGGCACAAGCATTCTTCCTGCAGTAATAGTCGAAAACTCGATGCCTGGTATACTTTTTGTCCCCTGGTTTGATCAGCGTATTAGCGAAATGATAAATTTTGTCTGCAATGACGCAGTGGATAAAGGCTCAAAAGAGCCGGAATTCAAAATAGCTGCCGTTAAGATCGAGCGTATATCCGGACCCAAGAATGTCGCAGATAGATATGTCATTAAAGATATAAACTCTGAATTTCCGGGAGTATAA
- a CDS encoding 3'-5' exonuclease: MKHLDSKAVEILDTPLNKLSYVVFDLETTGTNPEEGDKIVEIGAVKIAPCFRIQPPKFHTLVNPEIAIPESSTKIHGITNEKVSDAPNICIALYNFIDFAKDSIIVAHDARKDFAFLKSEMKDYSITNPFRFVLDTLKLSRIMNPTAGRHNLDNITEMYNIKIKGPYQRHRALYDAEATSVFFRILMKRIFRETCFTFVDLENLLNNR; the protein is encoded by the coding sequence ATGAAGCATTTGGACAGTAAGGCGGTTGAAATTCTGGATACACCGCTTAATAAACTCAGCTACGTTGTTTTTGATCTGGAAACCACCGGCACTAACCCTGAGGAAGGGGATAAAATTGTTGAAATCGGAGCCGTAAAAATAGCACCCTGTTTCAGGATTCAGCCTCCCAAATTTCACACGCTGGTAAATCCTGAAATAGCAATACCAGAGTCCTCCACAAAAATTCACGGGATTACAAATGAGAAAGTCAGCGATGCTCCGAATATTTGCATAGCACTTTATAATTTTATTGATTTCGCGAAAGACAGCATAATTGTTGCGCACGACGCCCGGAAAGATTTCGCTTTTTTAAAAAGTGAAATGAAAGACTACAGTATCACAAATCCTTTCCGGTTCGTCCTGGACACACTGAAACTTTCCCGCATTATGAATCCAACTGCAGGCAGACACAATCTGGATAATATCACAGAAATGTATAACATCAAAATCAAAGGGCCTTATCAAAGGCACAGGGCGCTTTACGACGCTGAAGCTACTTCCGTTTTTTTTCGCATATTAATGAAACGTATTTTCAGAGAAACCTGTTTTACATTTGTAGATCTTGAAAACCTACTTAATAACAGATAA
- a CDS encoding SAM-dependent methyltransferase translates to MYKRKDRFYKKAKQEGYKSRAAYKLKEINDKHNIISKNDYVLDAGAAPGGWSQILLETVGKGGMVVGVDLLDVQGIRGNNFAFIKGDLFEDDTLEKILNISGSYDVVVSDAAPNTSGQKFADHAKSIELVKNIYAFSKKVLKNDGNFIAKLFDGEDTKDFVDGLKKSFNKVSIYRPQSTRKNSFEIYLICKGYTDGK, encoded by the coding sequence ATGTACAAAAGAAAGGACAGGTTTTATAAAAAGGCAAAACAGGAAGGCTACAAATCCAGAGCTGCCTATAAACTGAAAGAAATCAACGACAAACACAATATTATATCAAAAAATGATTATGTTCTGGATGCCGGTGCTGCCCCGGGCGGATGGTCTCAAATTTTACTTGAAACCGTCGGCAAGGGCGGGATGGTTGTCGGGGTTGATCTACTTGATGTACAAGGGATCCGCGGCAATAATTTTGCATTCATAAAAGGAGATCTTTTTGAGGACGATACTCTTGAGAAAATTCTTAACATAAGCGGATCTTATGATGTTGTGGTATCAGATGCGGCTCCCAATACCTCCGGACAGAAATTTGCCGATCATGCAAAAAGTATCGAGCTTGTCAAAAATATATATGCTTTCAGCAAAAAAGTTTTAAAAAATGACGGTAATTTCATCGCTAAACTTTTCGACGGAGAAGATACCAAAGATTTTGTGGATGGTCTTAAAAAGTCTTTCAATAAGGTTTCTATCTACAGACCTCAATCCACAAGAAAAAACTCTTTCGAAATTTATCTTATATGCAAAGGATACACAGATGGAAAATAA
- a CDS encoding multiheme c-type cytochrome: MRKFLLLFIVAALTMLFAGTVSAITIKGAQVDAESAKCISCHEDQVVAPKGIEQWSHSAHAKNGIGCLSCHTAEKGDFDAMNHHGQYVAKQPTPKDCAMCHPQEVEENTKSKHAYPFWLYANADRSVFSPIIGTKQGCESCHNISAMWPDGSVGECDVCHSKHTFDVKQARHPNTCGECHLGPDHPQREIYYESKHGNIFRANEAKINLDYDSSEVDGIPLPSPVCTTCHMDDVPGVKGTHNVSARLAWESQAPWSYRTIWFEEELGTWQEKNERMKRVCRSCHAPDFVGDYFMMYDLVNLQYNEIRRQFVKWAKLYVKEGLIKPLKETTVDGHTKTYSGTVINASWYTKASELLYNSWHHEGRRFRMGAAMQAPDYVQWHGIWELQHNLQEMIAWGAERGVEEAKKIYESDSPTKFFTYKIYDVPGGLYSLTTKEQNDTPMLYKVIPNYWKKVKANVKAAYDQGLITRETWERWLARYNNKDKYLGKDYPDNKVFKAYKKRKDMELADPNGPLKKVINLDLPSESPFAEKEK; the protein is encoded by the coding sequence ATGAGGAAGTTTCTACTATTGTTTATTGTGGCGGCATTAACAATGTTGTTTGCCGGTACGGTATCCGCTATTACCATTAAAGGTGCCCAGGTGGATGCTGAATCGGCTAAGTGTATCAGCTGCCACGAAGATCAAGTTGTTGCGCCCAAAGGTATTGAGCAGTGGTCTCACAGTGCTCACGCAAAAAACGGTATAGGATGTCTATCATGCCATACTGCCGAAAAAGGTGATTTTGATGCAATGAATCACCACGGGCAATATGTTGCCAAGCAGCCGACTCCCAAAGACTGCGCAATGTGCCATCCACAAGAGGTGGAGGAAAACACCAAAAGTAAACACGCATATCCTTTCTGGCTGTACGCAAACGCCGACAGATCTGTTTTTTCGCCTATTATTGGAACTAAGCAAGGATGCGAATCATGTCACAATATTTCAGCAATGTGGCCGGACGGAAGTGTAGGTGAGTGTGATGTATGTCACTCCAAGCACACTTTTGATGTTAAACAGGCAAGACATCCAAATACCTGCGGTGAATGCCACCTTGGCCCCGATCATCCTCAGAGGGAAATTTATTATGAATCCAAGCACGGAAATATTTTCAGAGCGAATGAAGCCAAGATAAATCTTGACTATGACTCATCTGAAGTTGACGGTATTCCGCTTCCTTCACCAGTGTGTACAACATGTCACATGGATGATGTTCCCGGAGTAAAGGGAACCCACAATGTCAGCGCAAGGTTGGCATGGGAATCACAGGCTCCATGGAGTTACAGAACCATCTGGTTTGAAGAGGAGCTGGGAACCTGGCAGGAAAAGAATGAAAGAATGAAGAGAGTATGCAGGAGCTGCCATGCACCTGATTTTGTTGGAGATTATTTCATGATGTATGATCTTGTAAACCTTCAGTACAACGAAATCAGACGCCAGTTTGTTAAATGGGCAAAACTGTATGTAAAAGAAGGGCTGATCAAGCCCCTTAAAGAAACAACTGTTGATGGGCATACAAAAACATATTCAGGTACAGTTATTAATGCAAGCTGGTACACAAAAGCCAGTGAACTTCTTTACAATTCATGGCATCATGAGGGCAGAAGATTTAGAATGGGTGCGGCCATGCAAGCGCCTGATTATGTCCAGTGGCACGGTATCTGGGAACTTCAGCATAATCTTCAGGAAATGATCGCCTGGGGTGCTGAAAGAGGAGTTGAAGAAGCCAAAAAGATTTATGAAAGCGATTCTCCTACAAAATTTTTCACCTATAAGATTTACGATGTACCCGGTGGTTTATATTCACTTACGACAAAGGAACAGAATGATACGCCGATGCTTTATAAGGTAATTCCAAACTACTGGAAAAAGGTGAAAGCAAACGTCAAAGCCGCATATGATCAAGGACTTATTACTAGAGAAACCTGGGAAAGATGGCTTGCAAGGTATAACAACAAAGACAAATATCTTGGAAAGGATTATCCCGATAATAAGGTTTTCAAAGCATATAAAAAGAGAAAAGACATGGAGCTTGCAGATCCGAACGGACCTCTGAAAAAAGTTATTAACCTTGACTTGCCTTCGGAATCACCGTTTGCAGAAAAAGAAAAATAA
- a CDS encoding cytochrome c3 family protein, giving the protein MWSKNFYFSVLLIFCTALFISACAMNSQSVSGKSSDVQLKKAAEHPVDMENKDCSECHSEMTPDLYKEWEKSLHGLAMVKCQVCHGSQDNFVATPPNETCRGCHAKQYSHNPQPEKSCSSCHKEHRFAYHK; this is encoded by the coding sequence ATGTGGTCCAAAAATTTTTATTTTTCCGTTCTATTAATATTCTGCACAGCTTTATTTATATCCGCCTGTGCAATGAACAGCCAAAGTGTTTCAGGAAAGAGCTCTGATGTTCAATTGAAAAAAGCGGCTGAACACCCTGTTGATATGGAGAATAAAGACTGCAGTGAGTGCCACAGCGAAATGACTCCCGATTTATACAAAGAATGGGAGAAAAGTCTGCACGGTCTTGCAATGGTAAAATGCCAGGTTTGTCATGGAAGCCAGGACAATTTTGTTGCAACACCCCCCAATGAAACGTGCAGAGGGTGCCATGCGAAACAATATTCCCATAATCCTCAACCTGAAAAGAGCTGCAGTTCATGTCACAAGGAACACAGATTCGCGTATCACAAATAA